A genomic segment from Juglans regia cultivar Chandler chromosome 14, Walnut 2.0, whole genome shotgun sequence encodes:
- the LOC109001516 gene encoding transcription factor bHLH130-like isoform X1, which produces MQAAFGFGLATFEVQASTVLDFFKAIQESAREASMSLLYSPTFKYSDGELRRNHPMDSNIYQQQLHEQQHHQDNSVLTRYRSPPSALLNSLVDGSNGSDGVGCKNYRYLRPSSPEVETMLARFMSSCNGSADSASQMVYQADQQVQAFQNHNSLAAGTNLDGSFTGVNSVGLDNSMKSKLGAGNRSLLVRQSSSPGFGVMRNDHLSFSNGQSSCSTRLPQVAEIGNEIIKSQEDQILANDGDSNQHYIRNFTTDTWNGSRFNSLSRARDDEVNVFSSSNASDIQNPGSGNRPHGLTHHLSLPRTSTEMAAIEKFLQFQGSVPCKIRAKRGCATHPRSIAERVRRTRISERMRKLQELFPNMDKQTNTADMLELAVEYIKDLQKLVQTLTDTKAKCMCSRKQKQYSNHSA; this is translated from the exons ATGCAAGCAg CTTTTGGGTTTGGTTTAGCAACGTTTGAAGTCCAAGCAAGCAcagttttagattttttcaaagcaattcag GAATCTGCAAGAGAGGCAAGTATGAGTCTTTTGTACAGTCCAACTTTCAAATATTCAGATGGGGAGCTGAGAAGGAACCACCCCATGGACTCGAATATTTACCAACAACAACTTCATGAGCAGCAACATCACCAGGATAATTCTGTCCTAACGCGCTATCGCTCTCCTCCGAGCGCATTGCTCAACAGCCTTGTTGATGGCAGCAATGGCAGTGATGGTGTTGGATGTAAGAACTATAGGTATCTTCGACCATCGAGTCCCGAGGTGGAGACCATGTTAGCAAGGTTCATGTCTTCGTGCAATGGCTCGGCCGATTCCGCCTCTCAGATGGTTTACCAAGCTGATCAACAAGTTCAAGcttttcaaaatcataattCACTGGCTGCGGGGACTAATTTGGATGGCTCCTTTACCGGTGTGAACTCTGTTGGATTAGATAATTCGATGAAATCCAAACTGGGTGCAGGAAATCGATCCCTTCTTGTTAGGCAAAGTAGCTCTCCAG GTTTTGGTGTGATGAGGAATGATCATTTAAGCTTCTCAAACGGGCAATCTTCATGCTCAACACGTTTGCCTCAGGTTGCTGAAATTGGGAATGAAATAATAAAGAGTCAAGAGGATCAAATCTTGGCAAATGATGGTGATAGCAATCAGCACTACATTCGCAACTTCACAACCGATACTTGGAATGGATCCAGATTCAATAGCCTAAGCAGAGCCAGAGACGATGAGGTTAATGTGTTTTCATCTTCCAATGCATCAGATATTCAG AACCCAGGCTCCGGAAACAGACCCCATGGTTTGACTCATCATTTGAGTTTGCCCAGGACTTCCACTGAGATGGCCGCTATAGAGAAGTTCTTGCAATTTCAAGGTTCTGTGCCTTGTAAAATTCGAGCCAAAAGAGGCTGCGCCACTCACCCTCGAAGCATTGCAGAGAGG GTGAGAAGAACACGTATTAGTGAAAGGATGAGGAAACTACAAGAGCTTTTCCCAAATATGGACAAG CAAACCAACACAGCAGATATGTTAGAATTGGCGGTGGAGTACATCAAAGACCTACAGAAACTGGTCCAG ACGCTCACGGATACTAAGGCGAAGTGCATGTGTTCAAGAAAACAGAAGCAGTATTCGAATCATTCTGCCTGA
- the LOC109001516 gene encoding transcription factor bHLH130-like isoform X2 translates to MSLLYSPTFKYSDGELRRNHPMDSNIYQQQLHEQQHHQDNSVLTRYRSPPSALLNSLVDGSNGSDGVGCKNYRYLRPSSPEVETMLARFMSSCNGSADSASQMVYQADQQVQAFQNHNSLAAGTNLDGSFTGVNSVGLDNSMKSKLGAGNRSLLVRQSSSPGFGVMRNDHLSFSNGQSSCSTRLPQVAEIGNEIIKSQEDQILANDGDSNQHYIRNFTTDTWNGSRFNSLSRARDDEVNVFSSSNASDIQNPGSGNRPHGLTHHLSLPRTSTEMAAIEKFLQFQGSVPCKIRAKRGCATHPRSIAERVRRTRISERMRKLQELFPNMDKQTNTADMLELAVEYIKDLQKLVQTLTDTKAKCMCSRKQKQYSNHSA, encoded by the exons ATGAGTCTTTTGTACAGTCCAACTTTCAAATATTCAGATGGGGAGCTGAGAAGGAACCACCCCATGGACTCGAATATTTACCAACAACAACTTCATGAGCAGCAACATCACCAGGATAATTCTGTCCTAACGCGCTATCGCTCTCCTCCGAGCGCATTGCTCAACAGCCTTGTTGATGGCAGCAATGGCAGTGATGGTGTTGGATGTAAGAACTATAGGTATCTTCGACCATCGAGTCCCGAGGTGGAGACCATGTTAGCAAGGTTCATGTCTTCGTGCAATGGCTCGGCCGATTCCGCCTCTCAGATGGTTTACCAAGCTGATCAACAAGTTCAAGcttttcaaaatcataattCACTGGCTGCGGGGACTAATTTGGATGGCTCCTTTACCGGTGTGAACTCTGTTGGATTAGATAATTCGATGAAATCCAAACTGGGTGCAGGAAATCGATCCCTTCTTGTTAGGCAAAGTAGCTCTCCAG GTTTTGGTGTGATGAGGAATGATCATTTAAGCTTCTCAAACGGGCAATCTTCATGCTCAACACGTTTGCCTCAGGTTGCTGAAATTGGGAATGAAATAATAAAGAGTCAAGAGGATCAAATCTTGGCAAATGATGGTGATAGCAATCAGCACTACATTCGCAACTTCACAACCGATACTTGGAATGGATCCAGATTCAATAGCCTAAGCAGAGCCAGAGACGATGAGGTTAATGTGTTTTCATCTTCCAATGCATCAGATATTCAG AACCCAGGCTCCGGAAACAGACCCCATGGTTTGACTCATCATTTGAGTTTGCCCAGGACTTCCACTGAGATGGCCGCTATAGAGAAGTTCTTGCAATTTCAAGGTTCTGTGCCTTGTAAAATTCGAGCCAAAAGAGGCTGCGCCACTCACCCTCGAAGCATTGCAGAGAGG GTGAGAAGAACACGTATTAGTGAAAGGATGAGGAAACTACAAGAGCTTTTCCCAAATATGGACAAG CAAACCAACACAGCAGATATGTTAGAATTGGCGGTGGAGTACATCAAAGACCTACAGAAACTGGTCCAG ACGCTCACGGATACTAAGGCGAAGTGCATGTGTTCAAGAAAACAGAAGCAGTATTCGAATCATTCTGCCTGA
- the LOC109001517 gene encoding ras-related protein RABA4c, whose translation MLGQGNYNQKIDYVLKVVMIGDSAVGKSQLLARFTRNEFSLESKATIGVEFQTKTLLIDHKTVKAQIWDTAGQERYRAVTSAYYRGAVGAMLVYDITKRQSFDHVTRWLEELRGHADKNIVIMLIGNKTDLGSLRAVPTEDAKEFAQRESLFFMETSALEATNVESAFLTILTEIYRIISKKSLVANDESESGGASSLLTGTKIVVPGQDPEPQRRFNCCGSL comes from the exons ATGTTGGGGCAGGGCAATTATAACCAGAAGATCGACTACGTGTTGAAGGTTGTCATGATCGGAGACTCGGCAGTCGGGAAGTCGCAGCTCTTGGCACGTTTCACCAGGAACGAGTTCAGTCTGGAGTCTAAGGCCACGATCGGGGTCGAGTTCCAGACCAAGACGCTCCTCATCGACCACAAGACCGTCAAGGCTCAGATTTGGGACACTGCTGGTCAGGAAAG ATATAGGGCGGTGACCAGTGCATACTACAGAGGTGCAGTGGGGGCGATGCTAGTTTATGACATAACCAAGCGTCAATCGTTTGATCACGTTACCAGGTGGTTGGAAGAGTTGCGGGGCCATGCTGACAAAAATATTGTTATCATGCTCATAGGCAATAAGACTGACTTGGGTTCACTTCGAGCTGTACCTACTGAGGATGCCAAAGAGTTTGCTCAAAGGGAGAGCCTCTTCTTCATGGAGACGTCGGCCCTGGAGGCCACCAATGTTGAATCTGCTTTCCTCACAATCCTGACAGAAATTTATCGAATCATCAGCAAGAAGTCCCTAGTTGCCAATGACGAATCAGAATCTGGAGGAGCTTCATCACTACTCACCGGAACAAAAATTGTTGTCCCTGGGCAGGATCCAGAACCTCAACGGAGATTCAACTGTTGCGGTTCTTTATAG